The Manis javanica isolate MJ-LG chromosome 13, MJ_LKY, whole genome shotgun sequence region TTGCTTTTGGAGATAGCgtaattttttctgtaaagacaTTTGACTGTAAGCCCACAAAGGCAGTCATGGTCTATAGTGCCTGGCTCACCataggtgcttgataaatatttatggaatgagaaaatatttgagtgagggagtgaatgaatgaatgaattattggCCAAAATTGGAGTCTGGCGCATAGCAGGCATTCAGTAAATTCTTAGTAATGAGTGAGGGGGCAGAGCAGTTCTGGAAGTAGAGGAGGTGCCTGTGGTTGGGATAGAGGGCTGCTGAGCGAGGCCTCCCAGCCGAGATCTAAGCCCCGTCTCGTCTTCTTCTGTCAGctgccagaggcagaggccagctccCTCCGCAGCTTGGAGAGACAGGTAGGCAGAGGGTGGGGGGAGAGCCAGCCGTCGGCTGCCCGGTGTTTCCTCCGGGAGGCCGGCCGGACTCTCCACCGCCCTCCTCCCAGGTGCAAGAGCTGCAGCAGCTGCTGGCAGAgaagcaggaggagaaagacagtcTGGGACGGGAGGTGGAAAGCCTGCAGAGCCGGCTGTCCCTGCTGGAGGTGGGCTGGGCAGAGGGCCGGGCAGGCCCGGGCGGCGCGCGGCGGGGTGTCTCCTGCTGCGGTTACACAACAGAGTTTGCTGTACCTGCAGACACACCAGACAGACACACGGTCACACACAGATCACATACCCACAAACACACATTACATACACCAGACACTTTTCAAAATGCAGCTACACACGTATATGCAGAGATGGACACCCACACGTATACCTGTGGTCTTACATGTCCAGCAGGTGAACACACAACCAACACCTGTGTGAATACACAGTCACATGCATTGTACACAGAAGCACACACGTATACAAAGTCAAAACAGAGtgaaatgcaaatgcaaaatcacGTGCAGTCACAGGAAATCACACGAGAGCAGAGGCCACTGTGCATATCCCACAGGGGTGCCCACCCATGCACCCACATGCTCACCACAGACCCACAAACCCTGAGCCACACAAATGTACTATTGCAGGCATTCACACGCACACGTAGACATGGTCAGCCCCACGTGACCCCAGGGCAGACTCCCAGATGCACCCTTATGAGGACCCATCCCCCCATCCCTCTCTCAGTCCCATGTATCCAGGTGGCACATGCAGCTCCCAGTTGTGGGGGTTACAGTCACACACTCAGGCACTTGCTGGGGAGCCCAACATAACTCCATGGCACAGAGTTGAAATCAGTAGACACTTGTGGACCAAACACAGCCAGTCTGATGCTCTGGGGGAGTCCGAGGGACACAGGAACACCTCTGTGCACTCGAGATCTTGGGTAGGACATGGGGGTGGGATGGGCAGGGGGGGCCTAAGACAGACCCTGGCTCCCACCCCCAGAATGAGCGGGAGAACACCAGCTATGATGTGGCCACCCTGCAGGATGAGGAGGGTGAGCTGCCCGACTTCCCAGGTGAGCCCCCAGCCCGGTCCTCCTTCCAGGCACCCCTGCCCATGTGGTCCCTGGAGCCCCAGGGTGTCAAGGCCTCAGTTGCTTCCATGGAGGGAGCTTGAAGCTAGTGGGGAGGTTGGCCCTCACCCATTAGTTATTCTGCTTGCTTGAGGGGGCCCTGACTCACCACTCCAGGCCCCCAGTTCCCATCCCCTGTGGCCCGGGACCCTGCACCTGACTCCTTGTCGCCCACCAGGGGTGGAGGCAATGCTCTCCAAACAGCTAAGCGCGTCCGCCCAGGAACTCTTGGTCTCACTGCAAGAGCAGGTGGCTGCGCTCACCAGACAGAACCAGGAGCTGAGGGAGAAGGtccaggtggggaaactgaggcctgggggaGTATCTGAGGACCCAAGGCCTCGTTcccccaggggctgggagggtggcAGGGCCATCCTGTGCCCCATGGCCGCTTCAGCTCCTGCCTGGCCATCCCCACCCCGCAGATCCTGGAAGACTTCGAGAAGGACGATATGGAGGCGAACGGTCTGGCGGAGGTCATCCCCCTGGCCCTCTATGACTCTCTCCGGGCTGAGTTTGACCAGCTCCGCAGGCAGCACGCTGAGGCCCTGCGGGCGCTGGCGCAGCAAGAAACACAGGTGGCCCCTGGAGAAGGAGAAGCAGCTCTCGGGGAGGGTAAGGATACTGGAGTCAGGACCACTGGGAACGGGCCAGCAGCCATGGAGCTGGATGGCGCTGGGGCCCCAGAAATCAAAGTTACCGGGGCCGAGACAGCAGGCGAGGAGGTGGCAGGAGCAGAAGCCGGGGAAGCCAGGACTTTGCAAGTGGCTTCCTCTGGGGCTGAGGCCACAGAAAGAAAATCCAGGGGCACTGAGGCCATGGGAACCGAGGGTATGGTTGCTGAGGCTTTGGGAACAAAAGCCACAGGGCCCGAGGTCACAGAAATGGAAGTTCTAGAAGCAGCAGGAAGCCTGGAAGCAAAGGCCACAGGAGCAGAGAACACGAATACGAGAGCAGAGGGACCCGGGCAAAAGGCCAATGTGAGTGCTGTGGAGGCAGAGCTCACCGGCATGGAGGCCACGGGAGTGGAGGCCACAGCCCCAAGGGTGCCCCCAGGCCCTGTCCTACACTCTAATGCTGCTGAGGCCTCAGAAATGCTGCAAGCAGAGCTGGAGGCCAGGATTCGTGCCCTGGAGGAGGCGCTCCGGCAGCGAGAGCAGGAGGCTGCCGCTGAGCTGGAGGCGGCCCGTGGCAAGTGTGAGGCCGTGGAGGCCGAGGCAGGTCGGCTGCGGGAGCGGGTGCGTGAGGCCGAGGGCGCTGGGTCCGGTGGGGGCAGCAGCGCTGACACAGTCCAGCTGCGGGCGGCCCTGGAACAGGCCCGGGAAGACCTCCGAGACCGGGACTCCCGCCTCCGGGAGCTGGAGGCGGCCTCGGCCTGGCTGGATGAAGCCCGGGCGGGCCGGCTGCTGGCTGAGGAGGAGGCCCGGGGCCTGCGGGCAGAGCTGGCTCAGAAGGAAGAGGCGCGGCTGGAGCAGAGCCGGGAGCTGGAAGTGCTACGGCAGCAGCTGGCCGCAGCCAGGGCCACCGGGGAACAGCATCGGGCAGCGGCCGCCGAGCTGGCCCAAGCACGGGATGCAGCCGAGGCCCGGGCTGCTGAGCTGGCCTCTGCCTGCGAGGAGGCTCGGCAGGGCCTGGCGGAGCTGCGCGAGGCCTCCGAGGCCCTCCGCCAGTCAGCGGTACCAGCCTCAGAGCACCACCGGCTACAGGAGGAGGCTCTCGAACTGCGGGGCCGGGCAGCCAGCCTGGAGCAGGAGGTGGTGGCCACAGGCAAGGAAGCTGCCCGGCTGCGGGCAGAGCTGGAGAGGGAGCGCGTGGGCAGTGTGGCCCGCTTGGAGCACGAACGCATAGTAGGTGCGCTGCGGGCAGATGTGGTCCGGCTGGAGGGGCAGCTGGAGGAGTTAGGCCGACGCTATGAGAAGACCAGCGCTGAGGTCTTCCAGGTGAGTGTGGCGGGGCCCCCgcccagcacacccagtggcCACCTGGTGGTCTTGACCCTGCAGCTGTGAGATATTTTGACCCCATCAATTTCAATCCTATAGACATTTGCCCCTACCAGTGTTTCCAGGTGGGTGTTTGACCCTGCAGCCATTCTGACCTCCTAGATGTTTCgacttgtgtttctttttaaaaacctcttgGTTATTTCAgcgatgtcatttttttttttttaatggttaacattttttgTGATCTGTTTATAAAACCTCTGTGTATCTCTAGGTCATGGAGATATTCTCAGATGTTTTCTTCCGGCatcttttaggttttttttaattaattttgttttggtatcattcatctacaattacatgaaggacattatgtttaccaggctccccccttcaccaagtcccccccacatccccgttcagtcactgtccatcaacatagtaagacggCATCTTTTAGTTTTACCATCACGTTAATGCTTCATCTCTCattgtgtgtatggtgtgagtTAGGGATCAACATTCAACATTAATTTTTTGGTAGGCAGCGAATTGGACTTTTTGCCCTGATGTGTTTACCTAGTGTCCATTACTCTGCTgtccctgtttttttttcccatctgGCTGTTTTGAGCTTGTTATTTTATCATATCATTTTGACACTTCAGCCCAAAAGTAGGAGGACTTATTTGCAGGGATTTTTGATCTAATTATTTTGAATCCAATAGGTTTGACTCTGAGTTTTTTAAGCCCAGAgactgttttgttgttgttgctgatGGTGGACTTTTTGACTCCATCTCCTTTAACAACAAAAATACTGGCGGCTCTTTTAACAAGTATTTTAATACAAAGCCACATTCATTACTTGTCAGGaaagcattttcctctccttACCCCTATTTACTCATGTGTATAAtggacataataataataatgccttatcctcacatgaaaattaaatggcTCAACTAATATAAATTACTTAGGATAGTGATGGTACAAGTGACCAATAAATGGCAGCCAGAATTATTCTTTTTCCGAGAACATGCTTTTAAGCCAGTTAAGTTCCGATCTACTTCCTTAAGTTCACAGTCTCACTAACCTAAGTTTGCCCATCTTCAtgcttttttcctaaattttaccTTTCTCAAGATCACTTCTTTTTGGGGTAAATTTTGCAAGTGTGATTAGCTTCATCAATcagtgtagtttttttttaattgttagtgtatagccAATCTGTATTAAGCGGAACATCTAATTATTATCCATTTCCCCGGAGGTATTATTTCTATAAAGGCCAGTGCCCCCTTCCAGGGTCAACTGTTGCGAATCTAATCCTGTTCTGATTTTGACATTTTTGGGAAAATGCAGTCATTGTCTTTTGAACATTAGTTTGCTTTTCATCcagaatattctatttttttctttcattttgcaagAAACCTATAAACCTTTCTGCCTCTGgcagagaaaataatattaatgataatatCACCAACTTGAATATAGCACTGactttgtgccagacactgtcctaAGCATACTCCGTGTATTtgctcattttatcctcacatcCACACTGTGAAGTGGGGGCTAttactattctcattttatatgagggaactgaggcacagagaagttaagtcgcttgtctaaggccacacagccagcaggTCAGAGGTGCTTGGCAGAGGCAGAATGTTCATAGAGCTCCGAGGGATTCCAGAACTTTCTGAGTCAAACTCCTTGAGGTCAAAAGGTAGCTTAAGTGTCCTCAGGCCAGAGCAGCAGCATCAGAAGAACTCTGGGGTCCAAATGTCCTCAGGGTCACATGTGGGCTTGGGCTGCAGGTGCAGCGGGAGGCGCTGTTCATGAAGAGTGAACGGCACGCGGCAGAGGCCCAGCTGGCCACAGCGGAGCAGCAGCTGCGGGGGCTACGTACCGAGGCTGAGCGGGCGCGCCAGGCCCAGAGCCGTGCCCAGGAGGCCCTGGACAGGGCCAAGGAGAAGGACAAAAAGGTGCATCCCCTTTGCCTTTGCTCAGTCATGGGAGGGAGGCCTGCTCAGCAGAGGCTGGGGGGAAGCTCAGCATGTCCCAGCTGGGAGGGTCTTGGGAAGTCAGCCCATTTTCCAGACAGGAGAGTGGGGCACAGAGATAGAAGGAGACAATTCAGACACATGGGCTCATGTTCCAGCTGTGAATGATGGCCGCAGCAACATGTATTGAGTGCTTATCACAAGCCAGGTCTGTGCTGGGTACTGTACATGGATCAATGCATTTAATCCCCACATCAAATTCTCACAAGATTGGTGTTTTTCCTCTCCCtatttgaggcacagagaggtgaagccagttgcctgaggccacacagctctGCAGTGGTTCAGCCAGCGTTTGGATCTGAGTTTCCAAGTTCTGCTCTTTAATGATAGTGATGATTAACAGCAGCCTCTGGTTATTCAATCGGGTGTTTCTCAAACACTATTACTTTTAATCTCCCACAACCCTAAGAGCCAGAAAGcattcttatccccattttccagatgaacagactgaggctctgagaggcaaAATGGGTAGCTCAGAGTCATACAGCATGTCACCAGACAGTGGTTGTGACCCT contains the following coding sequences:
- the ANKRD24 gene encoding ankyrin repeat domain-containing protein 24 isoform X1 yields the protein MKQLCLCAATSFACQRWVLDGPGPGLGVLSQSPTQDHLPPQLRLSPTDPGSCPPCGPCPIPKPAARGRRQSQDWGKGDERLLQAVENSDAARVAALIARKGLVPTKLDPEGKSAFHLAAMRGAANCLEVMLAHGANVMSTDGAGYNALHLAAKYGHPQCLKQLLQASCMVDIVDSSGWTALHHAAAGGCISCSETLCSFKAHLNPRDRSGATPLIIAAQMCHTDLCRLLLQQGAAANDQDLQGRTALMLACEGASPETVEVLLRGGAQPAITDLLGRDAAHYGALAGDKLILHLLQEAAWRPSPPSEDDSGEASSQNSVSSHDHRGAHKKRKAPQPPASIPLPDDQDAYEEIVRLRQEKGRLLQKIRGLEQHQECRKRELPEAEASSLRSLERQVQELQQLLAEKQEEKDSLGREVESLQSRLSLLENERENTSYDVATLQDEEGELPDFPGVEAMLSKQLSASAQELLVSLQEQVAALTRQNQELREKVQILEDFEKDDMEANGLAEVIPLALYDSLRAEFDQLRRQHAEALRALAQQETQVAPGEGEAALGEGKDTGVRTTGNGPAAMELDGAGAPEIKVTGAETAGEEVAGAEAGEARTLQVASSGAEATERKSRGTEAMGTEGMVAEALGTKATGPEVTEMEVLEAAGSLEAKATGAENTNTRAEGPGQKANVSAVEAELTGMEATGVEATAPRVPPGPVLHSNAAEASEMLQAELEARIRALEEALRQREQEAAAELEAARGKCEAVEAEAGRLRERVREAEGAGSGGGSSADTVQLRAALEQAREDLRDRDSRLRELEAASAWLDEARAGRLLAEEEARGLRAELAQKEEARLEQSRELEVLRQQLAAARATGEQHRAAAAELAQARDAAEARAAELASACEEARQGLAELREASEALRQSAVPASEHHRLQEEALELRGRAASLEQEVVATGKEAARLRAELERERVGSVARLEHERIVGALRADVVRLEGQLEELGRRYEKTSAEVFQVQREALFMKSERHAAEAQLATAEQQLRGLRTEAERARQAQSRAQEALDRAKEKDKKITELSKEVFTLKEALKGQQATPGSPEVETLRGQVKALQEQLEEAARDHGAVVALYRSHLLYAIQGQMDEDVQHILSQILQMQRLQAQGR
- the ANKRD24 gene encoding ankyrin repeat domain-containing protein 24 isoform X2 yields the protein MKQLCLCAATSFALRLSPTDPGSCPPCGPCPIPKPAARGRRQSQDWGKGDERLLQAVENSDAARVAALIARKGLVPTKLDPEGKSAFHLAAMRGAANCLEVMLAHGANVMSTDGAGYNALHLAAKYGHPQCLKQLLQASCMVDIVDSSGWTALHHAAAGGCISCSETLCSFKAHLNPRDRSGATPLIIAAQMCHTDLCRLLLQQGAAANDQDLQGRTALMLACEGASPETVEVLLRGGAQPAITDLLGRDAAHYGALAGDKLILHLLQEAAWRPSPPSEDDSGEASSQNSVSSHDHRGAHKKRKAPQPPASIPLPDDQDAYEEIVRLRQEKGRLLQKIRGLEQHQECRKRELPEAEASSLRSLERQVQELQQLLAEKQEEKDSLGREVESLQSRLSLLENERENTSYDVATLQDEEGELPDFPGVEAMLSKQLSASAQELLVSLQEQVAALTRQNQELREKVQILEDFEKDDMEANGLAEVIPLALYDSLRAEFDQLRRQHAEALRALAQQETQVAPGEGEAALGEGKDTGVRTTGNGPAAMELDGAGAPEIKVTGAETAGEEVAGAEAGEARTLQVASSGAEATERKSRGTEAMGTEGMVAEALGTKATGPEVTEMEVLEAAGSLEAKATGAENTNTRAEGPGQKANVSAVEAELTGMEATGVEATAPRVPPGPVLHSNAAEASEMLQAELEARIRALEEALRQREQEAAAELEAARGKCEAVEAEAGRLRERVREAEGAGSGGGSSADTVQLRAALEQAREDLRDRDSRLRELEAASAWLDEARAGRLLAEEEARGLRAELAQKEEARLEQSRELEVLRQQLAAARATGEQHRAAAAELAQARDAAEARAAELASACEEARQGLAELREASEALRQSAVPASEHHRLQEEALELRGRAASLEQEVVATGKEAARLRAELERERVGSVARLEHERIVGALRADVVRLEGQLEELGRRYEKTSAEVFQVQREALFMKSERHAAEAQLATAEQQLRGLRTEAERARQAQSRAQEALDRAKEKDKKITELSKEVFTLKEALKGQQATPGSPEVETLRGQVKALQEQLEEAARDHGAVVALYRSHLLYAIQGQMDEDVQHILSQILQMQRLQAQGR